The following is a genomic window from Pseudomonadota bacterium.
CGAAGCCCAGGCACGGGAACGCCGCGTGTCGAGGCGACTCGAAGGTCAGGGCGGAGACCTGGGTGAAATCGAGGCGGTTCCAGGGCGGCCCGATACGCTCCGGCCAGCTCAGGGCATACTGGATGGGCACCTTCATGTCAGGGGTTCCGAGCTGCGCCATGACCGCCCCATCGACGAACTCGACCATGGAGTGGATGACGCTCTGCGGATGCACGAGCACGTCGATTCTGTCGAAGCCAACCCCGAAGAGGTGATAGGCCTCGATGACCTCGAGGCCCTTGTTCATGAGAGTCGCCGAGTCGATGGTGATCTTCGAGCCCATGCTCCAGGTGGGGTGCTTGAGCGCCTCGCGCACGGTGGCGCCCGGGATGCGCTCCTCGGGCCAGGTTCGGAAGGGGCCGCCGGACGAGGTGAGAACAAGTCGCGCGATGCGCGTCGGGTCTTCGCCGTTCAGGCACTGGAACAGCGCCGAGTGCTCGCTGTCGACGGGCAGCAGCTTCACCCCGTGGCGACGGGCCGCGGCCATGACGAGCTCGCCACCCACCACCAGGGTCTCCTTGTTCACGAACGCGATGTCCATCCCGGATTCGATGGCGCGCAGCGTGGGCAGCATCCCAGCCACGCCCACCAGGGCGATGACCGCCATGTCGGCCGACATCGACGCCACGGCCATGATGCCCTCTTGCCCTTCGAGCACCTCGATGTCGCGGGTCTCCGGCGAGGCGGCGAGGGCCTCGCGAAGACGCGCCGCCGCCGTAAGGTCGTGCATGGCCACGCGCTGCGGGTGAACGAGTGCGGCCTGGCGCGCCACCTCCTCCCACGATGAGCCGGCTGCAAGGCCCGCCACCGAGAACCGCTCTGGATGGCGCACCACCACCTCGATGGTCTGGGTTCCAATCGACCCGGTGCTGCCGAGAATGACGATGTTCTTCATTGACGCGATCTCCAGGTAGTTGCGACGCGCTCAGAGGAGCACGTACGTGAGAAGCAGATAGCCCACGGGCATGGCGTAGAAGAGCGAGTCGCAGCGATCGAGCACCCCTCCGTGGCCCGCAAGCGCGCGACCCGAGTCCTTGATGCCGGCGTCGCGTTTCATCATCGACTCCCACAGGTCTCCCAGCTGGCCCGCCACGCTCAGCAGCACGCCGGTGAGCGCGCAGGCCGCAGGGGCCAGACCCAGCCACAGCCCGAAGGCGACGGCGCCCACGGCGCTCGTCAGAATGCCACCGAAGGTGCCCTCGACGGTCTTGCCCGGGCTGATCTCCGGCGCCAGGGGATGGCGTCCGAACAGACGGCCGAACGTGAAGGCCCCCACGTCAGAGAAGGCGGTCACCGAGATGAGCATGATGAGGTAGGCCGCGCCGGCGTCGATGGTGAGACCGTTCGGTCCAGCCACCCGCCCAGGGAGGTTGCGCACCTGCAGGCAGAAGCCGAAGAGCCAGCCCACGTACAGGAAAGAGAAGACGGTGACGATGCCGTCGAGGTAACGGGCGCCGCGAAAGCCCCCCGCCTGCGCCGCTGCGGCCGGTCGCCTGCGAAAGGTCATGCAGGTGAGCGTGAAGATGACCGAGAGCGCGAGCACGAGAGGCGTGTGCGCCGGTGCCCACGATGCAGCCGCGAGAATGGCCAGGGAGCAAGGCAGCGCCACCGGGTACGACGGGGAGACCCCGTTGCGCGAAGCGAGATCGCACATCTCCTTGAGGCCGATGACCGTGAAGAACATGGCCTCGAGCGCGAAGGCGTGGGGATGGATGATGATGAGCAAGGCGGTGAGGCCGGAGAGCGAGAGCCCGGTGATGGCGCGCGAGAGCAGGTTGTGCCGCGCGCCGGGCTTGCGCTCTCCCTTGCGCGCACGGCGCTCGCGGGGGGCGCGGTTGGCGCGCGACGCGCTCTCATCGCGCTCGCGTGACGCGCTGCCGCCGCGCTCACCACGGCGGCGGAGCATGTCTTCGAGAGAGCGGGTGATCTCATCCGGGCGGGGAAGCTTCATCGATTCACCTCATCGAGGGCTGAAGCGCCCTCCAGCATCGTGCGTTCGGAGCGCCCAGGATCAAGACGAGCGACCTCGGCGTCCAGGGAAAGCAGGGAAGGATCAAGGGCGCGCGGAGCCTCGGCGGACCCTCCGCCATAGCGACGCTCGCGTGTCTGATAGTCGAGGAGCGCGTGCACGAGGTCGATGCGGCGAAAATCGGGCCAGCACCGCTCAGTGAACCAGAACTCGGTATAGGCCATCTGCCAGAGCAGGAAATTGCTGACCCGGATCTCTCCGCTGGTGCGAATGAGCAGGTCCGGGTCCGGCAGCCCGACGGTGTGGAGGTTGCGCTCGATGTCGGCCTCGCAGATCGCCTCCGCGTCGAGACGACCGTCGCGCACCT
Proteins encoded in this region:
- a CDS encoding 1-deoxy-D-xylulose-5-phosphate reductoisomerase, with the protein product MKNIVILGSTGSIGTQTIEVVVRHPERFSVAGLAAGSSWEEVARQAALVHPQRVAMHDLTAAARLREALAASPETRDIEVLEGQEGIMAVASMSADMAVIALVGVAGMLPTLRAIESGMDIAFVNKETLVVGGELVMAAARRHGVKLLPVDSEHSALFQCLNGEDPTRIARLVLTSSGGPFRTWPEERIPGATVREALKHPTWSMGSKITIDSATLMNKGLEVIEAYHLFGVGFDRIDVLVHPQSVIHSMVEFVDGAVMAQLGTPDMKVPIQYALSWPERIGPPWNRLDFTQVSALTFESPRHAAFPCLGFGYAAGRAGGTMPCALNAANEIAVALFLQEKIAFGAIPAVLEATMSAHRFIAEPTLDDLIETDRWCRSHAREVGERSPAVISAGGTT
- a CDS encoding phosphatidate cytidylyltransferase, coding for MKLPRPDEITRSLEDMLRRRGERGGSASRERDESASRANRAPRERRARKGERKPGARHNLLSRAITGLSLSGLTALLIIIHPHAFALEAMFFTVIGLKEMCDLASRNGVSPSYPVALPCSLAILAAASWAPAHTPLVLALSVIFTLTCMTFRRRPAAAAQAGGFRGARYLDGIVTVFSFLYVGWLFGFCLQVRNLPGRVAGPNGLTIDAGAAYLIMLISVTAFSDVGAFTFGRLFGRHPLAPEISPGKTVEGTFGGILTSAVGAVAFGLWLGLAPAACALTGVLLSVAGQLGDLWESMMKRDAGIKDSGRALAGHGGVLDRCDSLFYAMPVGYLLLTYVLL